The Sediminispirochaeta bajacaliforniensis DSM 16054 genome contains a region encoding:
- a CDS encoding ABC transporter permease, translating into MRYSISATVASMALRNLARHRVKTVITALAVAVSVALYIFMDGWLLGMNLDSRRNIVSYEMGAAKIQTKAYFSKKDELPMYESFTGWQGIASALERSGYDAAPRFVFSGTLYSRTGSAPILFNAMDPKREHRLLRYTDFVDAGRFPRSGSFEIALGTMAAEKLHVGIPRRPSENLWEDEVLAATRNEEERDFVQGLYTERFESGEAKMALRDDVTHEEINRLWDILYASGRMDVRISTVIDMIAAPEKIREERFEEDLLPSLTAEDRQLIQSAYTQDPLVGDYLLSTDDSDLLDRVLKAMTAADYSGAIRHVNQLIDAVVVGIINSPNPKTNGNIAYIPLDALQGTGGLMLDGAVTELLVRASNAKDSVLPGSFESPDTIKSALVSSLAEEGKRFPSELVVKGWEDYSADYFAASAGDHVSTRIMALFLFLLSFIGIANTMLMAVLERTKEIGMMRALGMTDGQLLFSYVLEAGLVGLIGASVGVLLGCLINIPMVHTGIDFSSLAKQAGGDFGYRITSQFRSAWNPKVIVGTAFIATLLSALMALPPTFRALRMPVTESLRFE; encoded by the coding sequence ATGAGGTATTCCATCTCGGCAACCGTTGCCTCGATGGCATTACGGAATCTTGCACGGCATCGTGTCAAAACGGTTATTACCGCCCTTGCTGTGGCAGTAAGTGTCGCACTCTATATTTTCATGGATGGATGGCTGCTTGGGATGAACCTCGATTCACGTCGGAATATCGTCTCCTATGAGATGGGGGCGGCAAAGATCCAGACCAAGGCCTATTTCAGCAAGAAAGATGAGCTTCCCATGTACGAGAGTTTTACCGGCTGGCAAGGCATAGCCTCGGCCCTGGAGCGCTCGGGCTATGATGCGGCCCCCCGTTTCGTATTCTCAGGTACCCTCTATTCCCGTACCGGTTCCGCTCCCATCCTCTTTAACGCTATGGATCCCAAACGGGAACACAGGCTTTTGCGCTACACCGATTTTGTAGATGCCGGCCGCTTCCCTCGCTCCGGAAGCTTTGAAATTGCTCTCGGGACAATGGCCGCGGAAAAATTACATGTAGGTATTCCTCGGCGCCCTTCGGAGAACCTTTGGGAGGATGAGGTCCTTGCCGCCACCCGGAATGAAGAGGAGCGGGACTTTGTTCAGGGGCTCTATACCGAACGCTTTGAATCCGGAGAGGCCAAGATGGCCCTTCGCGACGATGTAACACATGAGGAGATCAATCGCCTATGGGATATCCTGTATGCTTCGGGGCGGATGGATGTACGGATATCGACGGTCATCGACATGATTGCCGCTCCCGAGAAAATTCGTGAGGAGCGTTTTGAGGAGGATTTGCTGCCGTCCCTTACGGCCGAGGACCGTCAGTTGATACAATCGGCCTATACACAGGATCCCTTAGTTGGTGATTATCTTCTTTCTACGGACGACAGCGATCTTCTCGACCGGGTCTTAAAGGCGATGACTGCAGCCGACTATTCCGGTGCCATCCGCCATGTAAATCAGCTCATTGATGCGGTGGTCGTCGGCATTATCAATTCACCGAATCCGAAGACAAACGGAAATATAGCATATATCCCTCTCGATGCCCTTCAGGGAACAGGCGGACTCATGTTGGACGGCGCCGTGACCGAGCTCTTGGTCCGGGCCTCGAACGCAAAGGATTCTGTTCTTCCTGGAAGCTTTGAGAGCCCTGATACGATTAAGTCGGCCCTTGTGAGCTCGCTTGCCGAAGAGGGGAAACGGTTTCCTTCCGAGCTTGTCGTCAAGGGGTGGGAAGATTATTCCGCCGATTATTTCGCGGCTTCCGCCGGGGACCATGTCTCTACCCGCATCATGGCGCTTTTTCTCTTTCTTCTTTCGTTCATCGGCATTGCAAATACCATGCTGATGGCGGTGCTTGAACGGACAAAAGAGATTGGTATGATGCGTGCCCTCGGAATGACTGACGGTCAGCTTCTTTTCTCTTATGTGTTGGAGGCTGGTCTTGTCGGCCTTATCGGCGCTTCGGTGGGCGTGCTCTTGGGCTGTCTGATCAATATTCCCATGGTACATACCGGTATCGACTTTTCTTCCCTTGCAAAGCAGGCGGGTGGTGATTTTGGGTATCGTATTACCTCGCAGTTTCGGTCGGCATGGAACCCCAAGGTGATTGTGGGCACCGCTTTTATAGCAACGCTTCTTTCCGCTCTTATGGCCTTGCCTCCCACCTTCAGGGCTCTGCGGATGCCTGTCACCGAAAGCCTTCGTTTTGAGTGA
- a CDS encoding ABC transporter permease, with protein sequence MENVMDKELRGQGDFLTLSTIAYRNIWRNGRRTILCIIAVAVAVFFNIFMQAWISGMIEGIEEAVRTYETGHVNVVSNLFEEEREYYPVQYPIADGKSATELSAEIEALPGVKAALPRITTYASLFDSTVKHALLWGIDIQRERAVNVFNLTDRDDGLIEGRFPRAGSNECAVGLEFARKAGVKIGDPIPLKTVSAQFSDKYWRPVITGIFAFDYRKFDEEVILVPIDRLQRILVLGEATQQMFIYAENADDALRLRDEVAKMLGPGQTVREWGDNYWVAYMRQTSFLYVIVFLVFQIVASFLIINTVLMIIHERIKEIGMMGALGMTRREIVTVFFLEAVFLSVLGSAVGMFFGGLVTWIGSLFPLDMDTFTGGGMKEFPVSGTIFITFSPKILMEGFVFGILVSSLCTLIPSLKSAFIEPVEALRR encoded by the coding sequence ATGGAGAATGTCATGGATAAAGAGCTGCGGGGGCAAGGTGATTTTCTCACCCTATCGACCATAGCGTATCGTAATATTTGGCGAAACGGTAGAAGGACAATCCTTTGTATTATCGCCGTTGCCGTTGCCGTCTTTTTTAATATTTTTATGCAGGCCTGGATTTCCGGGATGATAGAGGGGATAGAGGAGGCTGTAAGGACCTATGAAACCGGCCATGTCAATGTAGTTAGCAACCTGTTTGAAGAGGAACGGGAATACTATCCGGTTCAGTATCCCATTGCCGACGGGAAAAGTGCTACCGAACTCTCTGCCGAGATCGAGGCTCTTCCCGGTGTAAAGGCCGCCTTGCCGAGGATTACCACGTATGCCTCGCTTTTCGATAGTACGGTAAAACACGCCTTGCTTTGGGGCATTGATATACAGCGGGAGCGTGCGGTAAATGTTTTTAATTTGACCGATCGTGACGATGGTTTGATCGAAGGCCGTTTTCCCAGGGCCGGGAGTAACGAATGCGCCGTGGGCCTTGAGTTTGCACGGAAGGCCGGGGTGAAGATCGGAGACCCAATACCTTTAAAAACAGTGTCCGCACAGTTTTCCGATAAATACTGGCGACCTGTGATAACAGGAATATTTGCGTTCGATTATCGAAAGTTCGACGAAGAGGTTATTCTCGTCCCCATTGATCGCCTCCAACGCATCCTTGTCTTGGGGGAGGCTACCCAACAGATGTTCATCTATGCCGAAAATGCCGATGATGCCCTCCGTTTACGGGATGAAGTTGCGAAGATGTTAGGGCCGGGGCAAACGGTTCGCGAATGGGGGGATAACTACTGGGTTGCTTATATGCGGCAGACCTCCTTTCTGTATGTCATTGTCTTTCTTGTTTTTCAAATTGTCGCCAGTTTTCTGATTATCAACACCGTTCTGATGATCATTCATGAGCGTATTAAGGAAATCGGTATGATGGGAGCCTTGGGGATGACTCGCAGAGAGATCGTTACCGTCTTCTTTCTGGAAGCTGTCTTTCTGAGCGTTTTGGGATCTGCCGTCGGCATGTTCTTCGGCGGGCTCGTAACATGGATAGGCTCTCTATTTCCTCTGGATATGGATACCTTTACCGGAGGCGGCATGAAGGAATTTCCCGTCTCAGGTACCATTTTCATCACCTTCTCTCCGAAGATTCTCATGGAAGGGTTTGTCTTCGGTATCCTTGTCTCTTCCCTTTGTACGCTGATTCCTTCGTTGAAAAGTGCCTTCATTGAACCGGTAGAGGCCCTTCGGCGATGA